A single Neospora caninum Liverpool complete genome, chromosome VIIb DNA region contains:
- a CDS encoding CCR4-NOT transcription complex,subunit 7-like,related, protein MNGECGERGQIIEVWGHNLEEEFARIRDVVERFQYIAMDTEFPGIVARPTGNVTDYNYQTVKYNVDLLKVIQLGITFADAEGNLAEGTSTWQFNFRFDLNEDMYAQDSIDFLKQSGIDFDKQQKKGIDVQDFGELIMNSGLVMNEDVKWISFHGCYDFGYLLKLLTCAPLPHSESQFFELLHDFFPSLYDIKYLLRSIHNFNLSGGCSLQKIAEHLQVTRIGPQHQAGSDSLVTCRTFFKLIELYFGSCIDDCGYSGVIYGLGMSLPKHSRGGSSHQLPSVSSFPSSRSSDHAGRGARVGKARANDESEDDRASGPAAGSGATSASFSSSLAGGASGAQSGSGLNHGNHLPFHHGSHASHQPGHLLNSHMNTFSASSSASLVSGSTGPASTPEFVPSSLHSANSLHGNQLPLSNTSLSLLASPNNGSSGLASGHGSFLLGATGAQGTSGAAAASVHSRPSRQVLGASSGGSGSSSTTHLRSQRGNLTAGLLPSGGPQLFGLQAGLSTAAAAPGLGDTAGTHQGQGPHSAENASFNSGTLIAPAEGGRGPLRLPLAGSGGVLPLSGARGSCGRSASFLAQERDRASGPAAPGLSSGLLVLQANGGVAEGTEATKGVGAWSAGSEKASGGFAGSMWGGANAEGERKKSSLGPTGSASQQE, encoded by the exons ATGAATGGCGAATGCGGCGAAAGGGGGCAGATCATCGAGGTGTGGGGACACAACCTTG AGGAGGAGTTCGCACGCATCCGAGATGTGGTTGAGCGGTTCCAGTATATTGCTATG GACACGGAGTTCCCGGGGATTGTGGCGCGGCCGACGGGGAACGTGACGGACTACAACTACCAGACGGTGAAGTACAACGTGGATTTGTTGAAGGTGATCCAGTTGGGCATCACGTTTGCGGATGCGGAGGGGAACTTGGCGGAGGGGACGTCGACGTGGCAGTTCAACTTTCGCTTCGACTTGAACGAGGACATGTACGCGCAGGACTCGATTGATTTCTTGAAGCAAAGTGGAATAGACTTTGACAagcagcagaagaaggggaTCGATGTGCAGGACTTTGGCGAGTTGATCATGAACTCCGGCTTGGTGATGAACGAAGACGTCAAGTGGATTTCTTTCCATGGCTGCTACGACTTCGGCTACTTGCTCAAGTTGCTGACCTGCGCACCTCTCCCGCACTCCGAGTCGCAATTCTTCGAGCTCCTGCACgacttcttcccctcgctgTACGACATCAAGTACCTCCTGCGGTCGATCCACAACTTCAACTTGTCCGGCGGCTGTTCGCTGCAAAAGATCGCCGAGCACCTCCAAGTCACGCGCATTGGGCCGCAACACCAGGCAGGCAGCGACTCTCTGGTCACCTGTCGGACGTTCTTCAAGTTGATCGAGCTCTACTTTGGCAGCTGCATCGATGACTGCGGGTACTCCGGCGTGATCTACGGGCTCGGCATGAGCCTGCCGAAGCACTCGCGTGGCGGGAGCAGCCACCAACTGCCCTcggtctcttccttcccttcgtcgCGGTCCTCCGACCACGCAGGGCGCGGGGCCCGAGTGGGGAAGGCCCGCGCGaacgacgagagcgaggacgaccGCGCCTCGGGGCCAGCCGCGGGCAGTGGAGCGACGAGCGCGAGTTTCTCCAGCAGCCTCGCAGGCGGGGCTTCCGGGGCGCAGTCGGGGAGTGGTCTCAACCACGGAAACCATCTGCCGTTCCACCACGGATCTCACGCGTCGCACCAGCCTGGCCACTTGCTGAACTCGCACATGAACACCTTCTCTGCGAGCAGTTCCGCGTCTCTGGTGTCTGGGTCTACGGGGCCTGCGTCCACGCCTGAGTTCGTCCCCTCGTCCCTCCACTCTGCGAACAGCTTGCACGGGAATCAGTTGCCTCTCTCGAACACCTCCCTGTCCCTCTTGGCGTCGCCGAACAACGGCAGCTCGGGACTCGCCTCGGGCCACggttcgtttcttctcggggCGACCGGCGCACAGGGGACTTCCGGAGCTGCCGCGGCGTCGGTGCactcgcggccttctcgccaggtgctcggcgcctcctcggGCGGCTCAGGCTCCTCGTCCACGACGCATCTGCGGTCGCAGCGCGGCAACCTCACAGCCGGCCTGCTGCCCTCGGGGGGCCCGCAGCTGTTTGGGCTCCAAGCGGGCCTTTCGACCGCGGCCGCGGCGCCCGGGCTCGGGGACACGGCAGGGACGCACCAGGGCCAGGGCCCCCACAGTGCAGAGAACGCGTCGTTCAACTCGGGCACGCTGATAGCCCCAGCGGAGGGCGGTCGAGGCCCGCTGCGACTCCCCCTCGCGGGGTCGGGAGgcgttctgcctctctctggagctcGCGGCAGCTGCGGTCGGTCagcctcgtttctcgcccaagagagagacagagcctcGGGCCCAGCCGCGCCGGGTCTAAGCAGCGGGCTGCTGGTGCTGCAGGCCAATGGAGGCGTAGCGGaggggacggaggcgacgaagggcgTGGGCGCCTGGagcgcaggcagcgagaaggcgagcggagGCTTCGCAGGAAGCATGTGGGGCGGAGCGAAcgcggaaggggagaggaagaaatcgAGTCTGGGGCCGACGGGAAGCGCGTCACAGCAAGAGTAG
- a CDS encoding putative folate/methotrexate transporter, whose translation MAHTKRTCAVRWCRRVSPVRLWDFVKAVRRDVGFEFTVMMLSTYVGLKGFLYILTTDSLLPYMKDLGYDGLVYQRTITLAYVPWGMKGLVGLLSDALPVGGYHKRFYMLFTSLSGVASLICLLFLSSETARNAAWVIGVLFFCVQFQIATVDLMCEGMYSQVMSQKPHVGANLVTFVNGCTTVGAFVGRLVVGPVSDRFGARPLFILALPIALQSLLPISLNYLMEERVSPGCGVLTEKVRDQKNVFFMAFAVAVGASGVAALTLIGGSGMTYILPYCGVVSVLLIALCALCLPVQLAKCNVFFFLDKIVHISISGALDFFYTAAPACVPNGPHFDYTYYSTYTAVAGTLATWLGLVLFQVALSSWTYRSIFWLTSAVRILASLFDYVMTTRLNVRIGIPDKLMYLLGDAIILSLVGTLSHMPGVILTSRLCPPRLESTVYAILAGISNFGHSVSTLLGIRAIKAANITTTATEGQACNFENLPALILVAHCVLPMVSIPMALYLLPGTPMDEPLEGEAADCMRRRDKEGEADGDDADTSDEETFAGKGERRTRRRKMERPGGRAPKFEAELVRMQPDAKAQKTTLAGCVHHAVPTEDEAFDAEYGELDVDRSERTFAPHRELVDEVEMAEASTLRMFPVLGEDREGSDLPQTMGVPVFFTFTPRGSGRRREADDDRRQGPARTVERRVRKPHERGSTRVRRGDKGQRAGICYSLCSSDQVSLSESREFSSGSSPEASEGETERERTDGEPEERGGPPSEKRRDVASEGILGHHSVAVAHGRAPPSSQYLSSSFCEEQRQTKSGRRKRSDDGDQPSSSSSAGDDGGEIAFVSDSDSRGSEAVVSGEVLRVAMEDAETTATLAVDAAEVRHGRRKAGRGNLASDSQVPVAPATLVSPPSSGWMFSRERDSPGPFSFAQPANPPPPLSTLPTLLLPFPSSLASEPSSPAAAGLRGSGSGQPEDEDLSGLVGSPRRPSPGPASWRLPASSVVPASLAGSGPAHSVFGEGRATVSVELPQGPGRGTFVEETCPQMDSFSDLREERRRESLEERAAPSREESGLYPSARGREDS comes from the coding sequence aTGGCGCACACGAAACGCACTTGCGCAGTGCGCTGGTGCAGGCGCGTGTCGCCTGTCCGACTTTGGGATTTTGTCAAGGCCGTGCGCCGCGATGTGGGCTTCGAGTTCACCGTCATGATGCTCAGCACGTACGTCGGTCTGAAGGGGTTTCTCTACATCTTGACGACGGACTCGCTCCTGCCCTACATGAAAGACCTCGGCTACGATGGCCTCGTGTACCAACGCACCATCACGCTCGCCTACGTCCCGTGGGGCATGAAAGGTCTCGTCGGCTTGCTCTCTGACGCGCTCCCAGTCGGCGGCTACCACAAGCGGTTTTACATGCTCTTCACGAGTCTGTCGGGAGTCGCCAGTCTgatttgtcttctcttcctctcgagcGAAACGGCTCGTAACGCAGCCTGGGTCATCGgcgtcctttttttctgcgtccAGTTCCAGATCGCCACGGTGGACTTGATGTGCGAGGGTATGTACAGCCAGGTGATGAGCCAGAAGCCTCACGTCGGGGCGAACCTCGTCACATTTGTGAACGGATGCACGACTGTCGGCGCGTTTGTCGGCCGGCTCGTCGTCGGCCCGGTCAGCGACCGTTTCGGCGCTCGGCCGCTGTTTATCCTCGCCCTTCCGATCGCCCTCCAGTCCCTGCTGCCGATCAGTCTGAACTATCTCATGGAGGAGCGGGTGAGTCCCGGATGCGGAGTGCTGACGGAGAAGGTGAGGGACCAGAAAAATGTCTTCTTCATGGCTTTTGCAgtcgccgtcggcgcctcGGGCGTCGCCGCACTCACACTCATTGGCGGCAGCGGCATGACGTACATCTTGCCTTACTGCGGCGTTGTGTCCGTTCTCCTGATTGCTCTCTGTGCCCTGTGTCTGCCGGTGCAACTCGCCAAGTGCaacgtcttcttcttcctcgacaaAATTGTCCACATCTCCATCTCGGGAGCGCTCGACTTTTTCTACACGGccgcgcctgcatgcgtccccAACGGCCCCCACTTCGACTACACCTACTACTCGACGTACACCGCAGTCGCGGGGACACTGGCGACGTGGCTgggcctcgttctcttccaaGTCGCCCTTTCCTCCTGGACCTACCGCAGCATTTTCTGGCTGACGAGTGCCGTGCGGATTCTCGCGTCCCTCTTCGACTACGTGATGACCACGCGACTGAATGTGCGCATCGGAATCCCCGACAAACTCATGTATCTCCTCGGCGACGCAATCATCCTCAGCCTCGTCGGCACGCTTTCGCACATGCCCGGCGTGATCCTCACATCGCGTCTCTGCCCGCCGCGCCTCGAAAGCACCGTCTACGCGATCCTCGCGGGAATCAGCAACTTCGGCCACAGTGTCTCGACACTGCTCGGGATCCGAGCGATCAAGGCGGCCAACATCACCACGACCGCCACCGAGGGCCAAGCCTGCAACTTCGAAAACCTCCCCGCCCTCATCCTCGTCGCGCACTGCGTCCTGCCCATGGTATCCATCCCCATGGCGTTGTATCTCCTCCCAGGCACGCCGATGGACGAGCCGCTCGAAGGGGAGGCAgccgactgcatgcgccgaagagacaaagagggcgaggcggacggagacgacgctgacaccagcgacgaagagacgtTCGCCgggaagggcgagaggcggacgcGCCGCAGGAAGATGGAAAGGCCGGGCGGGAGAGCACCGAAGTTCGAGGCGGAACTCGTTCGCATGCAACCAGACGCAAAAGCCCAGAAGACGACTCTGGCGGGCTGTGTTCACCACGCCGTCCccacggaagacgaggcgttCGATGCAGAGTACGGCGAGTTGGATGTGGATCGGAGCGAACGAACGTTCGCGCCACACAGAGAACTCGTAGACGAGGTGGAGATGGCCGAGGCGTCGACGCTCCGAATGTTTCCCGTTCTCGGAGAAGATCGGGAGGGAAGCGACTTGCCGCAAACCATGGGCGTCCCCGTTTTCTTTACCTTCACTCCTCGGGGAAGTGGCAGGCGCCGAGAGGCCGACGACGACCGGCGGCAAGGACCAGCCAGGACAGTGGAGCGGAGAGTGAGGAAGCcccacgagagaggaagcacgcgagtgcggcgaggcgacaagGGCCAACGCGCGGGAATCTGCTactctctctgttcgtctgACCAGGTTTCCCTGTCAGAATCGCGGGAGTTCTCTTCGGGTTCTTCTCCGGAGGCgtcggaaggcgagacagagcgggAACGCACCGACGGAGAGCCCGAAGAACGCGGCGGTCCGCCGTCAGAAAAGCGGCGAGACGTCGCGAGCGAGGGGATACTTGGACACCACTCTGTCGCCGTGGCGCACGGGCGAgccccgccgtcttctcaGTAtctgtcctcgtctttctgcgaagagcagagacagacaaaGTCTGGGCGGCGGAAGCGCTCGGACGACGGAGATcagccttcctcttcgtcctcagcGGGCGATGACGGAGGGGAGatcgccttcgtttccgaCTCTGACAGCCGCGGGTCCGAAGCCGTGGTCTCTGGAGAGGTGTTGCGCGTCGCGATGGAGGATgcagagacgacggcgactcTCGCTGTGGACGCCGCCGAAGTGCGGCACGGACGACGGAAAGCGGGCAGAGGAAATCTTGCCTCGGACTCGCAGGTGCCTGTCGCTCCCGCGactctcgtctcgcctccctcttcggGTTGGATGTtttcgcgcgagagagactctccgggtcccttttcttttgctCAGCCCGCAAACCCTCCACCGCCTCTTTCTACGCTTCCAACTCTTCTCTTgccgttcccttcctccctcgcgtctgagccgtcttctcccgccgcaGCTGGTCTTCGTGGATCGGGAAGCGGTCagccggaagacgaggatTTGTCGGGCCTTGTGGGCAGTCCGCGGCGGCCGTCGCCAGGCCCCGCCTCTTGGCGTCTTCCCGCGTCGTCCGTTgtccctgcctctctcgctggaTCCGGTCCCGCGCACTCCGTATTTGGCGAGGGAAGGGCCACAGTCTCCGTGGAGCTGCCGCAAGGCCCCGGCAGAGGAACGTTTGTGGAAGAGACGTGCCCCCAGATGGACAGTTTCTCCGACctgagagaggagcggcgaaggGAAAGCCTTGAGGAGCGCGCAGCGCcgtcgagagaagaaagtggacTGTATCCCTCAGctcgcgggagagaagacagctgA
- a CDS encoding Predicted GTPases (ISS), related, with protein MSFRSVPATTAGSANWNFEGRPLVWLFTQKHSSSLPASLGTPLLPLVLPRFSLLRSSLSSSHSFLSGVSAAPSAARSLLTPDLGRRSYTQGHSVEGEVDRRQRPSETRRSKGEQEDLHAPYRHRTERQDQNGELGVDDVVPWTGSADALPPGFVEDAFQEIHHAPRRCPGCGAELQTEDPSRQGFVSAEKKEEWYSGRWKSLPKAKGVEVDSVPDGVEVITVKSPRFRKRTRLLLCRRCYRIQMYKQLDGQWEAAANAQDALLPSLEPETVVNAIVKTMKKDSVVLKLVDVCDLESSVVPELFQACRSKRLHVIWLINRIDCLPRTAQKREVKEWVRRMVRQIDNVHIDDCILVSSATGEGFEDLERRLEHLLVPAPGGVSAVEGRRIYVVGRVNAGKSTFVTRFLKFINYKHAGTIFMKRASGGVTRSAMPGTTLSFLPFGLPKDFKLIDTPGIPSRHQVTSLLRFAADLYSIVPSKRLQPITYAVTEGKSLLIGAMARIDLAQGSTALITCYFSHKITLHICKTVKAADLLSRKACTFLYPPHLPAGFDRLQPLVRHSVKVHAGNSTAYDDISIAGLGWISVAGAAGPKELHVWAPQGVKIFRRPAMLPLQIRTTGVEDFHGKSPRARGPRINAKKKRMVEALRDQEKRDRLHAALAAREREAAEARACLAPVSSEETLDECAIHSSAGVASFRSSIDGGALDENPPKRAGEGTDFSPLQCRAEKDATACTDFSPLENHSGLVARGKKQEIESLLTEEASASSFASSRWGTEAVLDHRGASPFSFSERTREAKDAAGTKVYTEVDEGLGRNENTEVAGAVVDLRPPEEDRRRSHSVR; from the exons ATGTCATTCAGAAGCGTGCCCGCCACGACAGCAGGATCCGCGAACTGGAATTTTGAGGGACGCCCACTCGTCTGGTTGTTTACTCAAAA gcattcctcttctcttcctgcctcccTCGGTACCCCGCTCCTACCTCTTGtccttccgcgtttctcgcttctccgttcctctctttcctcttcgcactccttcctctcgggcGTCTCGGCTGCTCCAAGCGCCGCACGCAGCTTGCTGACGCCCGACTTGGGGCGGCGGTCGTACACGCAGGGACACAGCGTGGAAGGAGAAGTCGACCGGAGACAAAGGCCCTCCGAAACACGGCGAAGCAAAGGCGAACAGGaagatctgcatgcgccgtaTCGACAccggacagagagacaagaccaGAACGGAGAGCTCGGCGTCGACGACGTCGTGCCGTGGACAGGCAGCGCCGACGCCCTGCCGCCTGGATTTGTCGAGGACGCGTTTCAA GAGATCCACCACGCCCCGCGGCGTTGCCCGGGCTGCGGCGCAGAGCTGCAAACGGAGGATCCTTCTCGTCAaggtttcgtctctgcggagaaaaaagaagagtgGTACAGCGGCCGATGGAAGTCTCTCCCGAAGGCAAAGGGCGTCGAAGTAGACAGCGTCCCAGACGGCGTCGAAGTCATCACG GTTAAGAGTCCCAGGTTTCGCAAGCGCACGAGACTCCTGCTGTGTCGCCGATGCTACCGTATTCAG ATGTACAAGCAGCTGGACGGTCAGTGGGAAGCGGCGGCGAACGCGCAGGACGCATTGCTGCCGTCTCTCGAACCTGAAACTGTCGTTAACGCGATTGTGAAAACCATGAAGAAGGACTCGGTTGTGCTCAAACTGGTTGATGTGTGTGACCTCGAGAGCTCCGTCGTTCCCGAATTGTTTCAGGCGTGTCGCTCCAAGCGTCTCCAC gTCATCTGGCTTATCAACCGAATCGACTGCCTGCCTCGCACAGCGCAAAAGCGAGA AGTTAAGGAGTGGGTAAGACGCATGGTGCGACAAATCGACAATGTCCACATTGACGACTGCATCCTCGTTTCATCCGCCACAG GGGAAGGCTTCGAAGACCTCGAGCGCCGGCTCGAACATCTCCTGGTGCCCGCGCCGgggggtgtctccgcagtcgAAGGCCGTCGCATCTACGTGGTGGGCAGAGTAAACGCTGGGAAGTCGACTTTTGTCACGAGGTTCCTCAAATTCATCAACTACAA GCACGCCGGAACGATCTTCATGAAGCGAGCGTCAGGAGGCGTCACGCGATCGGCCATGCCCGGCACGACGCTCTCCTTCTTGCCTTTTGGTCTGCCTAAGGATTTCAAACTCATCGATACACCCGGAATACCTTCCAGACATCAA GTgacgtctctgcttcgcttcgccgccgACTTGTATTCCATCGTCCCGTCGAAACGCCTGCAGCCGATCACCTACGCGGTGACGGAAGGCAAGTCTTTGCTGATCGGCGCCATGGCCAGAATCGACCTTGCTCAAGGCTCCACGGCCCTCATCACCTGCTACTTCTCACACAAAATCACTCTCCACATCTGCAA AACTGTGAAGGCGGCAGATCTTCTGTCAAGAAAGGCGTGCACATTTCTCTACCCGCCACATCTTCCTGCTGGCTTCGACAGGCTGCAGCCTCTTGTGAGACACAG CGTGaaagtgcatgcaggcaaTTCGACGGCCTACGACGACATTTCGATTGCGGGGCTGGGGTGGAtctccgtcgccggcgcTGCGGGGCCCAAAGAATTACACGTCTGGGCTCCTCAGGGTGTAAAGATCTTTCGCCGACCTGCCATGTTGCCTTTGCAAATCCGCACCACGGGCGTCGAAGATTTCCACGGAAAAAGCCCGCG AGCGCGTGGCCCACGAATTAatgcgaagaaaaagcgcaTGGTTGAGGCACTTCGAGAccaagagaaacgcgaccgCCTCCACGCAGCACTGGCAGCCCGAGAGCGTGAGGCTGCCGAGGCGCGGGCGTGTCTCGCCCCCGTCTCTTCCGAGGAAACACTCGACGAGTGCGCGATCCATTCTTCAGCTGgcgtcgcttcttttcgctcGTCCATCGACGGCGGCGCTCTCGACGAGAACCCCCCCAAACGCGCAGGCGAAGGGACCGACTTCTCCCCCCTGCAGTGTCGAGCCGAAAAGGacgcgactgcatgcaccgacTTCTCTCCCCTGGAGAACCACTCTGGCTTGGTTGctcgagggaagaaacaagaaatCGAAAGTCTCTTGACAGAGGAAGCTAGTGCGTCTTCATTCGCGAGCTCTCGCTGGGGGACGGAGGCGGTCCTGGACCACCGGGGCGCCTCCccgttctcgttttctgagAGAACCAGAGAGGCCAAAGACGCTGCAGGGACGAAGGTGTACACGGAAGTGGACGAGGGGTTAGGCAGGAACGAGAACACAGAAGTTGCTGGAGCTGTCGTGGATCTCCGTCCTCCCGAAGAAGATCGCCGCCGCAGTCACAGTGTCCGATGA